A portion of the Hoplias malabaricus isolate fHopMal1 chromosome 1, fHopMal1.hap1, whole genome shotgun sequence genome contains these proteins:
- the olfml2bb gene encoding olfactomedin-like protein 2B, whose product MMTSRVQFWVWCWTICWAPAVWTMVDSSVKDQKTVTDELEGNGATLEDEMDNQENIMTQLLGDYDKVKTVSEGPDCSCKCVVRPLSRTACKRVEDGESRPEDFYTVETVTGQNCRKCVCIAPPSALNPCEGDYRFRKLQEAGNKDIKLSTIMDLLEGAFYGMDLLKLHSVTTKLLERVDNIEKSFSGNPTKERGNVRAEKSQGKGSRAQQRLEKKKRLNEMEPSLQKKVAAAFSDTERKYEEKFVGVQGSGRPLLKRSNSESPEDNKPPEPKTGPNGMSIRRMTFYKADAEEDDDGQQDVKDDVLSGDGSVDLIIEDQIPKQQHSTPTSAAEPLTTTTTAPEPTQDLSREPDPQDISPTTDLPTVTQTQHITTSNSTMSVAVTTTTSNTSPASAPRLAPNSTSPTKTLRSRLTWDEIPAQTTTQGPKTQGVCKDTLSTISDPVTHNTYGRNEGAWMKDPKGNGKVIYVTNNYYGSNLLEFRDMDTFKQGRSSNSYKLPYNWIGTGHVVYNGAFYYNRAFSRDIIKFDLRLRYVASWTTLHDAVFEEEEEDVPWRWRGHSDIDFAVDESGLWMVYPALDEQGIYQEVIVLSKLNPTDLQKEDSWRTGLRRNHYGNSFLICGVLYAVDSFDRLHANISYAFDTHTHTQMVPGLPFINNYTHTTQIDYNPKERTLYAWDNGHQVTYDVIFAY is encoded by the exons ATGATGACCTCCAGGGTCCAGTTTTGGGTTTGGTGCTGGACAATCTGTTGGGCTCCTGCGGTCTGGACCATGGTGGACAGTTCAGTAAAAGACCAGAAAACTGTCACAGATGAACTTGAAGGAAATGGGGCAACACTGGAGGATGAAATGGACAACCAAGAGAACATCATGACCCAG CTCCTGGGAGACTATGACAAGGTGAAGACTGTGTCCGAGGGGCCTGACTGCAGCTGTAAGTGTGTGGTCAGACCTCTGAGCCGGACGGCGTGTAAGAGAGTGGAGGACGGGGAGAGCAGGCCTGAGGATTTCTACACAGTGGAGACAGTGACGGGTCAGAACtgcaggaagtgtgtgtgtatcgcTCCTCCCTCTGCGCTGAACCCCTGCGAGGGCGATTACAGGTTCAGGAAGCTCCAGGAGGCAGGCAACAAGGACATTAAG CTCTCTACAATTATGGATTTATTGGAGGGGGCGTTTTATGGGATGGATCTGTTAAAGTTGCACTCAGTGACCACAAAACTCCTGGAGCGAGTGGATAACATAGAAAAG TCATTTTCTGGGAACCCCACAAAGGAGCGAGGGAACGTGAGGGCAGAGAAAAGTCAGGGCAAGGGGTCGCGAGCCCAGCAGCGTCTGGAGAAGAAAAAACGTCTGAATGAAATGGAACCTTCACTGCAGAAGAAAGTGGCTGCAGCCTTCTCAGACACTGAG AGGAAGTATGAGGAGAAGTTTGTAGGAGTCCAGGGCTCCGGCCGGCCGCTTCTGAAGAGGAGTAACTCTGAAAGTCCTGAGGACAATAAACCCCCAGAACCTAAAACTGGGCCAAATGGGATGAGCATCAGACGCATGACCTTCTATAAAGCTGATGCTGAAGAGGATGACGATGGACAGCAGGATG TGAAGGACGATGTCCTGAGCGGTGACGGTTCAGTGGATTTAATAATAGAAGACCAGATCCCCAAGCAACAGCACAGCACTCCCACTTCAGCCGCAGAGCCTttaaccaccaccaccacagctcCAGAACCCACACAGGACCTCAGCAGAGAGCCAGACCCTCAGGATATATCCCCCACCACGGATCTGCCCACCGTGACCCAGACTCAGCACATCACTACATCCAACTCCACCATGTCTGTTGCCGTGACCACCACAACCTCCAACACCAGCCCTGCATCTGCTCCAAGACTAGCCCCCAACTCTACATCCCCCACGAAAACACTCAGATCCCGCCTCACCTGGGATGAGATACCGGCCCAAACAACCACACAGGGCCCAAAGACCCAAG GCGTATGTAAGGACACTTTATCCACTATCAGTGACCCTGTGACTCATAACACATACGGCCGAAACGAAGGTGCCTGGATGAAAGATCCCAAAGGAAACGGAAAGGTCATCTACGTTACAAACAACTACTACGGCAGCAACCTGCTAGAGTTCAGGGACATGGACACATTCAAACAAG GACGTTCCTCAAACTCATATAAACTCCCTTATAACTGGATCGGGACGGGTCATGTGGTCTATAATGGAGCCTTTTACTACAACCGAGCCTTCTCTCGAGACATCATCAAGTTTGACCTGCGCCTGCGCTATGTGGCATCCTGGACCACGCTCCACGACGCTGTGtttgaggaggaggaagaggacgTCCCCTGGAGGTGGAGGGGACACTCTGACATAGACTTTGCTGTGGATGAAAGTGGACTGTGGATGGTGTACCCAGCTTTAGATGAGCAAGGAATATATCAG GAGGTGATAGTGCTAAGTAAGCTGAACCCCACTGATCTGCAGAAGGAGGACAGCTGGAGGACAGGTCTGAGGAGGAATCACTATGGCAACAGCTTCCTTATCTGTGGCGTCCTGTacgctgtggacagttttgacCGCCTTCATGCTAACATCTCATATGCTtttgacacacacacgcacacccagATGGTGCCTGGGCTTCCCTTCAtcaacaactacacacacaccacgcaGATCGATTACAACCCAAAAGAACGCACACTTTACGCCTGGGACAATGGTCATCAGGTCACCTACGATGTGATTTTCGCCTATTGA